The window AGATCAACGCGACGTCGAGGAACCAGGGCTGCTCGAGCCCCGCTGCCAGTAGCGCGAGGATGACGACGGTGTTCGTCCCCAGGACGTTGACCGCGAGCAGGCGATCCTGCGTCGTGGGGCCGGCGACTGCCCGGTAGAACATGGCAATCGCGAGGACGACGAACACCGCGGCGGCGATCAGGAACAACTCGTTCACGTCTGCCGGGATCACGACTCCTCACCTCCGGCCTCGAGAACTTCCGTGTCGCCCCGTTCGCGCGGGCTCGC of the Natronosalvus vescus genome contains:
- a CDS encoding cation:proton antiporter, coding for MPADVNELFLIAAAVFVVLAIAMFYRAVAGPTTQDRLLAVNVLGTNTVVILALLAAGLEQPWFLDVALIYALLNFLMAVAISKFTVERGGVL